The following nucleotide sequence is from Roseivirga sp. BDSF3-8.
AATTATTGCGGCTACGCTTTCATTTAATAGAGAAGGTGAGGAAAACGGTGAGTTTTTCACAAAGGAGGCTAAGGTGCCGTACTTTTTTCGGGTAATTCCTTTAGATCAAAATATTGATACCGGTGATATCCAGGCTGTACATGAAGGAGATACACTCCATATAAAGCTTACTTACAAAAACGAAAAGAGGAAAACCTGGAGAAGCATACCTATTAGAAAGCTTGATGCTTAACATGCTATATAAGTCCGGAATTTAATTTTAGAAGCCCCTGTAAGTCAGGGGCTTTACTTTTTTATGGAAAATAAGTAGATTGATCTTTCAACTATCGCTATGAGTGACCTATACAGTATTTCCCATAATCCCGGTCAGGCAGATTTTACTGTTGAAGTTATTCCGGACCTGCAGGCCTCCCTACATTTTCGTTGGCGGGGCTTTTTAGCGGGAGAAAGCTACCGTCATGCTCTCAGAAAGCTTTTGGAGGCTATTCTAAAGCATAATATATTGTATGTCCTGCACGACTACAGTCATATTCGTGTTATTCACCCGAGTGACCAGTTATGGTTTAAAAATGAGTTTATTCCGCTCCTGAATCAGTCTTCGATCAGGCATTCCTTTATGGTGAGGCCTAAGGATGAGATGGCCGATGTCTGTATCATGTGCATGGGGAGGAAGTCGGACCTACTAATTGCGCATCCTATTAAAATATTCGGTGATTACCGGTCTGCGTTTAATGCTCTTAAAAATGAGGCCAGGATTATTCAGGGGGTAAACGGAAAGGTTAGGAAAAAATAAGTATAAGTGGCTGTAAATAAGCTGTATGTGTTGCGAATTCTGTGTCTTTTATGTATATTGATACATACCTTAAGAGATTTGATCTCTACCGGTAATTCGGTGGTTTCAGTGTCAATTAGTTCTTTGAGGAGGCGTAGTCTGCCTCGAAGAGTTAGGTAAATTGAACCAACCCAAAAGGCGAGATAGACTCGCCTTTTTTTATTAATCGAATTAAAACCACCGTCTTAGACGGTGGTCATGTTTGAGGGCTATGCCAGTAGGGGTATATTGTGGAATGAGCAAGTATCGTAAGCTATCGCATAGCTTTTACTATTGTGTCTATCATGTAGTATGGACCCCGAAGTACCGCCACCGTATACTTCGTGATATTGTTGCAGATACGTTGGAGAATAAGATAAAGACGATATGTGAATGGAAGGAGGTCAAGGTAGAAGAGTTGAACATTCAGCCAGATCACGTTCATTTGGTATGTAGTATACCTCCGAAACTTAGTGTATCAGACTTCATGGGTATTCTCAAGGGTAAGACAGCGATCATGATGTTTAAGAACTTCAAGAGTCTTCGCAGAAAACCCTATTGGGGCAATCATTTTTGGTCACGAGGCTATTTTGTAAGTACGGTAGGCATAGATGAAGAAAAGATAAAGCGGTATGTTAAGTATCAGGAGAAGGAAGATAAGAAAGAGGATGGGGATATAGATATCCCGCTATTCGATAACTGACTATCCCCCTTTGGGGGTAATAACCATTGAAAACCCCCTCCTTTGGTGGGGGTAATTTATTTCCTTTTAGCCCTTTCCCATACCACGGACTGGCTTCCTTTCATATAGCGCCAGAAACCAGCGTAAACAGCATAGTTCATGATGAAGAAATAGTAGGGTATGAAAAAGGCCTTAAACTTAAGTTGTCTTTGTTCTAATAAATAACCAATGAGGGCTGCTATGTAAAAGCCAAATTGTAGCACCAGTAGTAT
It contains:
- the tnpA gene encoding IS200/IS605 family transposase, which produces MSKYRKLSHSFYYCVYHVVWTPKYRHRILRDIVADTLENKIKTICEWKEVKVEELNIQPDHVHLVCSIPPKLSVSDFMGILKGKTAIMMFKNFKSLRRKPYWGNHFWSRGYFVSTVGIDEEKIKRYVKYQEKEDKKEDGDIDIPLFDN
- a CDS encoding Hsp20/alpha crystallin family protein, giving the protein MNREANMNILSNKDILSQIADFTDFSNTIGGGRVGVKFQVTEYDEYKHIEVKAPSVSAENMKVNIEDGALIIAATLSFNREGEENGEFFTKEAKVPYFFRVIPLDQNIDTGDIQAVHEGDTLHIKLTYKNEKRKTWRSIPIRKLDA